The following nucleotide sequence is from Oreochromis niloticus isolate F11D_XX linkage group LG9, O_niloticus_UMD_NMBU, whole genome shotgun sequence.
ttgttttttagttttatacTATGTATAAAAAATAGGCTAAAGTCTTGCTtgagcaaaaacacattttaaacatttagaacgttgtaaaaaaacaaacaaacaaaacaaaacataaaaagccGCTAGGTTGAAGGTCTATTTCAAATCAAATAAAGAGCTGAACTTAAAGTATACATGCAGAAAACTAAAATTGTGGCATGCTGTTGTTACAAGAGAAAATTATACATTTGTTGTTCCTCACGTGTTATCGGACGGGATTATTTCAACAAACTTAGGATGTATTGTATTTGTAGGCAAGTTCCTCATTAACTTTACTATATAAAGAGGTAACACCAACATTTCAGGGCCAATAAGTTATTATAAGAAGTGTTTAtgcactaaaaaaacaaacaaaataaggGCTAGTGTTTGTCTGAGATTTGGACATCCCAGAGTGCGCTCCTaatgcagggggaacaaattctGTTGGGGATACCTACCTTGGCACCGGCATTTGTAACGCATATTTTgagctacaaaaacaaaaacaacaacaacaacaaatgtcTACAGCACACTTAAATTATTACTTATTTCCCAAAGCCATAGGGAGCTGCAATGTAAAGGTGAAAGGTCTGCACATGGCTCCAGAGCCACGGGTTGCTGACCCCTGAGTTAATAGCTAAGCTGAACTTATCAACAGTTTTCACAGACAAATCAAAGCCGCCTCTGTGAGCCAGGCTCATTTCTTCTCCTTAGATTTGTTCTGTTGCACACCCGAAGCTCAAGGGTCCAAGCTGAAGCAGGGAGGCATATCAAAATATTTAGGTTAtgattgtaaaataaaaacttttctttgATAAAATCAAGCATTAGGATATGacgaaaacaaaatgaaaaaaacaaagaaggaaaTTAATGTCTCAGTGTTCTTGCTCCTCAGTGCACGTATGAGTTACTATGGCTCCAAGAAACTCATTTGAAGGTTGTCTTTAGCGGGTTTTTCACTTATGAATGTTTGTGCTTTACTAAACAGAGAGTCAACACATTAAGAGAGTTCAGTGCTGAAGCAGAGCTGCTGGGGTCTGCTAGGGTGGTGTCAGGTGTTTCACCATTCATGGTAGACCTTCCCTTTGCCATCGGCACAAGTTCAGTGTTACTGTTAACAAGATAAAAAAAGATAGCTTGAAAACATATCATCATTATGAATGGAAAACAATGTGTGCAgttcaaaaataaacaaataaacaccacATCCATCTGAATGTGCTTCATCTGATTCTCTGTTTTTTATATCATGGATGTTGTTGAACGCTGCTTCAGTCTGACAcactaataaaatatttttgacaAAACAGCAGTTTAATTAAACTCATTATAGACATCTGGTTTGATCTTCAAGACCATAACACTGTTTTCAAACAAGTTTTCATAGTGTAGTTTATAAAACATTTGCTCACATATGCAGAATCACTGTCTGTACTTTGTGGTTCTTGCTGCTCTGAGGGATTGGGgcctgaaaaaaaatcatactcagtagaaaaaacataaattgAACTGCAAAGTGAAGGGAGAAAGTCATTtaccttttttgcgtttatacAGCATGAAGCCTACTGCTGCTACTACTCCTGTAATCACAATGGCTGCAATCACCCCTCCTAAAATAGCTCCTGAATTACCTGAACCTGAAAGAATCAGAAAAAGTCATTTGGCTCCAACCTCTCTATTAAAAATAGAGTCCAGCATCACATGTGACACAGTTGATGGACCTGAAACCAGTAAGTGCAGCAACATCACTATGCTGACTGCTTCCAGATACATGCTCCCAAGTATGATCCTGGACAAAAAGTAAGGCATACTGCAAAAAATATTCATTCAAATCATTGTCTCGCAAGCTCGCTCCTCATTCTATTGGACTTTTTGAAGTCAAGACTGTCATCAGCCCCTCTGCAATGAAGCTCAAGCTACCACGATCAGTGCGCATCCATCCCATTTCGTGTCTTGAAGGTCAAACTTGTCCCCTCGAGTCCTTGTCCCCGAGGAAAGCTCCTGGCTTCACAGTCTGCTCTGTAAGCAGGAAGTGATCATTGAGGGGAGGGTTTTCATGATTCgagtgttcagtgtttttccatCTTGGGTCTGTTTCTCTTGTGTTCGCCCTTTGGGGCAGAGCCCTGGTTCCACACCTGCatctcaaaacaaaacaaaacaaaacaaaacagagaaatttcttgaataaatatatatttgtgttttttacccTTTATCTTTAGGTTAATAAATGATTCTTGGTTTCCTCTGTCAGTGCTGGTGTAGCACTTGTATCTGCCTTCATCCTGAACCTCCACCTTTGTCAGCTGCAGTGAGGCGTTTCCTGTGGAGATCTGGTTGTTGAACAGTGATGTCCTGCCTCTGAAGCGCTCACTCTGGAGTTTGAGCTGGTCTTGGTTATTGTAGAATGAGTGGACATTAAGGTCTCCTGCTGATACCTGAGTCCAGTGGATGATTATATCACTGCCACTATAGCTGCACAGTAACATGCAGCTTTCCATGAAAATGCAGGACACCTCAGTATCTGCAACAACAGGTAGAGACACATCATCAACGTTCAGCCCTCTGATGTTGCagaattaaaaacttttctctctcttaataaagctttttaacatttttctgcTCCAGTTCAGGAAAATGTAACCCAAATATGCAGCACCGGTGTGGCGACTTTGATTAAATGATTTCCTGATATTCATCAAATCTCATCtttttctgtgctgtgaagAGAACTTAAAAACATTAATGACACAATTTTCAAAGCAGGCATGACAACTGTTTTTGATAAATATATACTGATAAATATATCAGCTGCCTTATTTGACCCTAAGCACCTGCTCATCAAGTTATTTATGTTTGTGAGAACATGCCACTGTAAAAGATTGGATTAGGctgaaaacataaacatttcCAGTTTTCTAGTATTGAATGAGTATTGAAGTATAAGTAAAGTGAAACACATACTGTTTCACATTGTCATGAATCTGCAGTTTTGTGTTAGTATATTTGAGTTCCTGTTTGggtttccttttattttttaagtgtaAAGCTGAGATTCTTTGTAGGGTGAATTTTAATCCCTGCTGCAGGTCTTATTATTCTTGTAATGTTAAATCACAGTCTTATTGCATTATGTGAGTTCTAGTTACTTTTGATTATCTATATAGAGTTTAGATGTTTTAAAACTCCAGTCCTAGTTTTGCACCCTTGTTCTTTATTCAACATAATTTAGAAAAACATAAATTTGTCATATGTGCATGTTTTCCAGCCTTTAACattataataaattaaatcatttaGATTAATTCAccaatagaaatagaaaaaaaaattgatgaGATGAGAAAAATAACATCGGCgacataataaaatgtattttgttgctgttgtgttCATAGGTTTAGGTTACTGACAGCTGGCTGTACTACAAACTATTTCCTGCTCTTTACACTCTGGATTACTTAAAGAATATGTCATGGGCCTGGGTCCCAGAGATCACGTGTTATTTTTGAGTTTAATGAATATTAAGAGTTTTATTCGTCTTTCTTAATCCTTTATGGTTGTTCGTGGTGTGATCTGCTCCTGGTCCCTCGTTTCAccgtgtgtgttgttgtgtcaGTTTTGGAAACGTTTGGAGGGAGCAGCACACTGTTAAACACGTGCACCGAGGAGGACTAAACATTACCACACATCACGGAGAGGAATCACGGCATGGGGAATTGGGAGAGCACAAACTGGATTGTTGGcactgtttttcagttttttctgtaaaaaaacaaaaaacacactttcTCCATTGGAAAAGTCCAGCATTTGGGTTCTCCTTCAGCCAATATGTTTCACTGACCTGTCAGTGAGCACAAACTCACTGCCTACATCCAAACACAGTTTAAACCATCTTCCCATTGTACTGAACCAATCTCATAGTTTGTATACTACGAGTATAATTTGTGAAATTCCCGCCTCCACTCCCACGCACTGAATGTTTTCAGTGTTATTCCGTttccaataattacatttcCTGGAAGTTTGGGCGTTTCTTTTTTTCGATGAGAGATAGGAAGTAAGAAACGTGCAGTAAACATGTTTTCCTTAAAtgacattatatatatatatatatatatatatatatatatatatatatatatgtatatatatatatgtatatatatatatatatgtatatatatgtatatatatatatatatatatatataggccTGCTACTATCTATTtgttgttaattaataaacatATGTTACAGTCACAGTTTGAAGGGACATTTAACCTGACTTGAAATTGTTTTTGTACCATGTTATTTATATTACACTTTTCCTATGATTATAAACTTCACACAGTTACACTGAGGGTTtgttaaatgtatattttatctTTGTGTATGTTGTTTAATGAAATCCTCACAGCTGACAGTTTGAACAAACTCACTATTGTGCAGTCAAACATTGTTTAAACCATATTCCTGCTTCACTgaataatgatgataaaaaataaagagaaaggtTTCTACCTTTCTGAGATTTACATCTGAGAGTTTTGCCCTGGGAGCTTTTAAGTTTGACTGTATTTGTATTTGGCTTTCTAAACAACATAACATTATTTGCATTTATACTAGAATAAAGTAATAGGTATTGAAAACATCTCACTCACCTCCTCTTGCATGAGTCCACTGGAAAATCAGGACGATcaaaagcatgacacatttGATCCCAGCCATTATCCTGCTCATTTTCATGCTACACTACCTGAGCGTTCAAACAGAGTGAACAGCGATGGTGAAATCTGACCCAGCTGGTTTTGTTGCTTACGCCAGCTTAGCGTGTTCACTGTGAAAAACATCACACCCTTCatctaaatacatttttgtgaCACACTAAGGAAAAGTTAATCAACAACTGCTCAAAGTGTTCATGTAATTAAACTGTTCAAAGAGGTCAGCTGTCCAAAAAATGTTTAAGAATAAAAggaaccacaaaaaaagaaatatttctaTAATATTTCACACTGTCGAAGGCTTTGTGAGTGTTTGGCAGAACTTCTTGGTACGgaaaacagacattttcattcatatTGTAGAACTGTGGAGGTGATGTTAGCCTTGGCCTGGGTTCTCTTGACCAGGTGCTGAAGAGGTAAAGCTATAGAAATTCTCTTTTCAGTATAATGGGGAGCATGTTACTGACTCGGTATAATGTCTAACCTGTAGGATAAAATCCTGTTTTAGATTCCTCTTGTCTGACTGCAGTGCTTTAAAGCAGACACTGTATACTAAGCAAGGTCATTTCTGCAGGTGTGATACAGGAGGAAGAGAATCCCCTCTGAGGTTGTTTTACTCTTTCATGGAAAATATTCAGGCCATGATTTAGTTTTCATTTACTGtaagattatttttatgtaaaaagTGTCACTTCAGCACCCCCTGCTGGagtaaaaaaatgtaacagcGATTTATTGTTAGacattattaattttttataaATGAACTAAAGCTAAAGAAAATAAACCAGTAAGTattgaagaagaagaataaatttAAATGCTTTTCATACTTTTCTATTTTGAAGAATCACAGAAATCTGATGTCAACTGAAATGCTGTGCTCAAACAAAACCAACATTTCTCACGTGGAGAACATCAGTGGATTTACCCTGTTCAGCTCCATAAATACATGGTTTTAATTTGAACAACTGAACTTTAAATTTCAGCTATAATAAATTagctgaagaaaaacaacaacaattattattattattattattgttattggaattggcagcacggtggttagcactgttgccgcacagcaagaaggtcctgagttcaattccaacaTCAGGCCGGGTGTGgagtgtggagtttgcatgtttgcgtgggttccctccgggtgctccggcttcctcccaccgtccaaagacatgcagcttgtggggataggttaattggataatccaaaattgccactaggtgtgaatggttatcTGTCCCTATGTgttagactggcgacctgttcagggtgtaccccgcctctcaccctatgacagctgggataggctccagcgccccccgcgaccctgaaaaggataagcggaagcgaatggatggatggatagttaTTGTGTCTAACTGTATTAAATACCTCTAAATAGCATTCAGTCCAAAAAGCTATCAAAGAAGGGAGGATGGTAATTAATTACAACAGAACTGTATCACATttaatttaacttatttttggcTCATAAACTGCTAATTAGTTCTAAGACCATAATTACTTTCTACATAGCCTGATTTATTAATCTCCCACACTCCGGCTCCTCCTGGAGCGTGGGAGGTTAATATATCAggaaataatgaaatgaaagcatTATGAGAAACGATGTAAAGAAAGACATGTAAAGAAAAACTGTACAGCTGGTTTTACAACAAGAACTGCTGCCTGATGTTTGGCACCTAGTTTTCTAAGAAACATGTAGCTCTCACTAC
It contains:
- the LOC102082131 gene encoding V-set domain-containing T-cell activation inhibitor 1-like produces the protein MKMSRIMAGIKCVMLLIVLIFQWTHARGDTEVSCIFMESCMLLCSYSGSDIIIHWTQVSAGDLNVHSFYNNQDQLKLQSERFRGRTSLFNNQISTGNASLQLTKVEVQDEGRYKCYTSTDRGNQESFINLKIKGSGNSGAILGGVIAAIVITGVVAAVGFMLYKRKKGPNPSEQQEPQSTDSDSAY